A region of Bacillota bacterium DNA encodes the following proteins:
- a CDS encoding type II secretion system F family protein: MPNYNYECINRQGETVRGQIMADNYASAVEKLKKMGLAIIELREFVTTAKNKGFFWNKKKVPISELSMFSNQMAAMISAGIPVTRALYTLGQQTTNMVFKDALLNIAHNVEGGMGLTDAFSMYPAIFSDLYIAMIHSGEVGGMLEEVLRRLAEQLQKEKLLRDSIKAATFYPRMVAGFAILLFVGILTLMVPIFKGFIPSNIALPWITKAVFALSDSLRNSWYIWFISIVIIIVAAFIFVKSSSGKRTWDRIKFNIPAFGPIIHKSVMARFARTLSTLLEGGIPVIQALETAAPTSGSIIVTEAINVAIRKIEEGKTIAGPLKESNLFPPMMIQMISVGEDSGSLSSLLEKIASFYEEEVSLLTKGLSAIIEPVMLTVVGLIVGIMLIAMYLPIFTAIVQSGINY; the protein is encoded by the coding sequence ATGCCGAATTACAATTATGAATGCATTAACAGGCAGGGGGAAACAGTGAGGGGACAGATTATGGCAGATAATTATGCTTCTGCCGTGGAAAAACTAAAAAAAATGGGTTTGGCGATAATCGAATTACGGGAGTTTGTAACAACTGCCAAAAACAAGGGATTTTTTTGGAATAAAAAGAAGGTCCCGATTAGCGAATTGAGTATGTTCAGCAACCAGATGGCAGCTATGATCAGTGCGGGTATACCGGTAACAAGAGCACTGTATACATTAGGACAACAGACAACAAATATGGTTTTTAAAGATGCATTGCTGAATATTGCACATAATGTAGAAGGCGGGATGGGTTTAACAGATGCTTTTAGTATGTACCCAGCTATATTCTCAGACCTTTATATTGCTATGATCCATTCGGGGGAAGTAGGGGGTATGCTTGAAGAGGTTTTAAGACGATTGGCTGAACAGCTGCAAAAAGAAAAACTGTTAAGAGATAGCATTAAGGCAGCAACCTTTTACCCTAGAATGGTTGCGGGATTTGCGATCTTATTGTTTGTCGGTATCCTTACATTGATGGTCCCTATTTTTAAGGGATTTATACCTTCAAACATAGCGCTTCCCTGGATAACAAAGGCAGTATTCGCACTTTCTGATTCACTAAGAAACAGCTGGTATATCTGGTTTATATCAATAGTTATAATAATAGTGGCAGCATTTATTTTTGTTAAAAGCTCTTCGGGAAAGAGGACCTGGGACAGGATAAAATTTAATATTCCTGCTTTTGGACCTATAATACACAAGTCGGTAATGGCAAGATTTGCCCGAACCCTATCTACACTTCTTGAAGGTGGAATACCTGTTATACAGGCACTGGAGACTGCTGCACCAACATCAGGAAGCATAATTGTAACTGAAGCGATTAATGTGGCTATACGAAAAATTGAGGAAGGAAAGACTATTGCGGGGCCGCTCAAGGAGAGCAATTTATTTCCTCCCATGATGATACAAATGATTTCTGTTGGGGAAGATTCAGGTTCTCTTTCAAGTTTACTCGAAAAAATAGCAAGTTTTTACGAGGAAGAAGTAAGCTTGTTGACAAAGGGATTATCGGCCATCATTGAACCGGTGATGCTTACCGTGGTAGGTTTAATAGTTGGCATAATGCTGATCGCAATGTACTTGCCTATATTTACTGCTATAGTACAGTCAGGGATTAATTATTGA
- a CDS encoding GPR endopeptidase: MEQIRNVVTDLAIELRELVKERNAKQVPPKEEEIPGVEVTNAGTEEIKISRVKINSIQGQNALGKPMGNYITIEVPGIKYNDMDLYENTCKALATELAGILNLKEKSTVLVVGLGNWNVTSDSLGPKVVSKLMVTRHLVQYVPEEVEQGVRPVCAIAPGVLGITGIETGEIIRGIVDRIRPDCIIAIDSLASRRLDRVNTTIQIADTGISPGSGVGNKRMDLSRDTLGVPVIAIGVPTVVDAATIANDVIDLVLDSFINQAEQGTQFYNMLKSIDRNEKYQLIQKVLDPYTGNLIVTPKEIDEVIERIAKVIANGINIAVHQGITLDDVNRYLH; the protein is encoded by the coding sequence ATGGAACAAATAAGAAATGTGGTTACGGATTTGGCAATAGAACTTCGTGAACTGGTAAAGGAACGGAATGCAAAGCAAGTTCCCCCTAAGGAAGAAGAGATACCGGGAGTTGAGGTAACAAATGCCGGTACGGAGGAAATTAAAATATCAAGAGTAAAAATCAACTCTATCCAGGGACAAAATGCCCTTGGGAAACCCATGGGAAACTATATTACAATTGAAGTTCCGGGCATAAAATATAACGATATGGACTTATATGAGAATACATGTAAGGCATTAGCTACAGAACTGGCTGGGATACTTAATCTTAAGGAAAAGTCTACGGTTTTGGTAGTAGGGCTTGGAAATTGGAATGTGACCTCTGATTCTCTCGGTCCAAAAGTTGTTTCAAAATTAATGGTAACAAGGCACCTGGTACAATATGTACCTGAGGAAGTAGAACAGGGAGTAAGGCCGGTGTGCGCAATAGCTCCCGGAGTATTGGGGATTACCGGAATAGAGACAGGAGAAATTATAAGAGGCATAGTTGACAGGATAAGGCCTGATTGTATTATAGCAATTGATTCTCTTGCATCAAGAAGGCTCGATAGGGTAAATACAACAATACAAATTGCAGATACAGGCATATCCCCGGGATCAGGAGTAGGCAATAAAAGGATGGACCTTTCCAGGGATACATTGGGAGTACCCGTTATAGCAATAGGTGTACCTACAGTTGTTGATGCGGCCACAATAGCTAATGATGTTATAGACCTTGTCCTGGACAGTTTTATAAACCAGGCTGAGCAGGGAACCCAATTTTACAATATGCTTAAGAGCATAGACAGAAATGAAAAATACCAACTTATACAGAAAGTATTGGACCCGTATACGGGGAATTTAATTGTTACTCCGAAAGAAATAGACGAGGTTATTGAAAGGATAGCAAAAGTGATTGCCAACGGGATTAATATTGCTGTCCACCAGGGAATTACTCTGGATGATGTTAACAGGTATTTGCATTAA
- a CDS encoding type IV pilus twitching motility protein PilT, translating into MLSSQLDSTYPLSINQLLEITVNRNASDLHLVVGYPPAIRVAGDINVLDYPAIKPRDMEGLLLPILEEWQLKRLKENLELDFSYAIEGLARFRGNIMLQRGTYAAAFRAVPFVVPKFDDLGLLPEIKELCNLSRGLVLVTGPTGSGKSTTLAALIDIINNTRRLNIVTIEDPIEFLHRHNKSTVRQREIGLDTHSFVNALRHVLRHDPDVIMIGEMRDLESISIALTAAETGHLVFSTLHTQTAPLTISRIVDIFTHEKREQVRQQLANSLQAIISQQLVPLIDRSGRVVAVEYMVSTPAVRNLIREGREHQLYSTIQTGHSYGMQTMDQALVKLYNKGKISRESVLEYCIDKQEVERLMRQAGV; encoded by the coding sequence ATGCTTAGTTCGCAGCTTGATTCAACATATCCGTTAAGCATTAACCAGCTTTTAGAAATAACAGTAAATAGAAACGCTTCCGACTTGCACCTTGTTGTAGGTTATCCTCCTGCCATAAGAGTTGCAGGGGACATAAATGTACTTGATTATCCTGCTATTAAACCAAGGGATATGGAAGGTCTGTTGTTACCGATCCTTGAGGAGTGGCAGCTTAAACGCCTAAAAGAAAACCTTGAACTCGACTTCTCATATGCAATTGAAGGATTAGCGCGGTTCAGGGGTAACATTATGCTTCAAAGAGGGACTTACGCCGCAGCCTTCAGGGCAGTTCCGTTTGTAGTTCCCAAGTTCGATGATCTGGGGCTTTTACCCGAAATAAAGGAACTGTGTAACCTTTCAAGGGGGCTGGTTCTTGTTACAGGCCCCACGGGGAGCGGTAAATCAACTACCCTAGCGGCATTAATAGACATTATAAATAATACCAGGAGATTAAACATAGTTACTATAGAAGACCCGATTGAGTTTTTACACAGGCATAATAAGTCTACGGTAAGGCAAAGGGAAATCGGTTTGGATACTCACTCTTTTGTAAACGCATTAAGGCACGTGTTAAGACATGACCCTGATGTTATAATGATAGGGGAAATGAGGGATTTAGAGAGCATATCAATTGCTCTTACAGCAGCAGAAACAGGTCACCTTGTATTTTCTACCCTTCATACCCAGACTGCGCCACTTACTATATCAAGAATTGTTGATATATTTACACACGAAAAACGTGAACAGGTAAGGCAGCAACTTGCAAATTCCTTGCAGGCAATTATATCTCAGCAATTGGTACCTTTAATTGACAGGAGCGGCAGAGTGGTAGCAGTGGAGTATATGGTAAGTACACCTGCCGTAAGAAATTTAATTAGGGAAGGAAGGGAACACCAGCTTTATAGTACCATACAGACAGGACATTCGTATGGTATGCAGACAATGGACCAGGCTTTGGTTAAGCTTTACAATAAGGGCAAAATTTCAAGAGAAAGTGTACTTGAATATTGTATTGATAAGCAGGAAGTTGAAAGATTAATGCGCCAGGCGGGGGTGTGA
- the rpsT gene encoding 30S ribosomal protein S20, with translation MPNTKKAIKRVRIAEKKRLINAMRKSALRTAVKKCKIAIQNNDPKAAEFLKNAIKALDKAAAKNVIHKNTAARNKSKLTKAFNTANITVNTTVNK, from the coding sequence TTGCCTAATACCAAGAAAGCAATAAAGAGAGTACGAATTGCGGAGAAGAAAAGATTAATAAATGCCATGAGAAAGTCCGCATTAAGGACAGCAGTTAAAAAATGCAAGATAGCAATTCAAAATAACGACCCTAAGGCTGCAGAGTTTCTTAAAAATGCAATAAAAGCATTAGATAAAGCAGCGGCTAAAAATGTAATACACAAGAACACTGCCGCAAGAAATAAATCCAAGCTCACAAAAGCTTTTAATACAGCCAACATCACAGTTAATACTACAGTAAATAAATAA
- the pilM gene encoding pilus assembly protein PilM produces MNILKKRVVGLEINDTCMHAVELSGSYQNPEIINYGKKLLAPGVVKEGKIIDAESVKTAIEEMWREIRIKSREIILGANNEDVIIRFLKLPRIEREKIGNFIRFQASDYIPFNIEEFELDYMVTGEQKTNEGDFYSVLLVAARKNMLYEYLKTFESTRLLIRDIKSSTLVLDIFLPQEYKNQACVIVNLSFGVCNILIMDKNVPVFARTVMMGRKDNTEDIASIAAGEIRSSVFYFQSQNRSAVVRKVFLLGGEVTKSGIKESIRNIINIDTEVLMPFEYLYRKTAEQDQKELHATEYAVAFSLALHGLKGVN; encoded by the coding sequence GTGAACATTCTAAAAAAAAGAGTTGTGGGGCTTGAAATAAACGATACATGTATGCATGCTGTTGAATTATCAGGTTCATACCAGAATCCTGAGATTATAAATTATGGCAAAAAATTGCTTGCTCCCGGGGTGGTAAAAGAAGGGAAGATAATTGATGCAGAAAGTGTAAAAACAGCCATTGAAGAAATGTGGAGAGAAATTAGAATAAAGTCGAGGGAAATCATACTAGGAGCAAATAATGAAGATGTTATAATAAGATTTCTGAAGCTGCCTAGGATTGAAAGGGAAAAAATAGGCAACTTTATTAGATTTCAGGCATCGGATTATATTCCTTTCAATATTGAAGAATTTGAACTTGACTATATGGTGACAGGTGAACAAAAGACCAATGAAGGTGATTTTTACAGTGTTTTGCTTGTTGCAGCACGAAAAAACATGCTTTACGAATATTTGAAAACGTTTGAGTCAACCCGGCTGTTAATCAGAGATATAAAAAGCTCAACTCTTGTGCTTGACATATTTTTACCGCAAGAATATAAAAACCAGGCGTGTGTAATTGTTAATCTTTCATTCGGTGTTTGTAATATTTTAATAATGGACAAGAATGTTCCTGTTTTTGCGAGGACAGTCATGATGGGCAGAAAAGATAATACGGAGGATATTGCAAGCATTGCTGCAGGAGAAATAAGGTCGTCGGTTTTTTATTTTCAGTCTCAAAACAGATCCGCAGTGGTGAGAAAAGTTTTTTTACTTGGGGGCGAAGTGACAAAAAGCGGGATTAAAGAAAGTATTAGAAACATAATAAATATTGACACTGAAGTCTTGATGCCTTTTGAATATCTTTACAGGAAAACAGCCGAACAAGACCAGAAAGAGCTTCATGCAACTGAATACGCAGTAGCTTTCAGCCTTGCTCTACACGGCCTTAAAGGGGTGAATTGA
- a CDS encoding phosphoglycerate dehydrogenase → MRIIVTDKMAEDGIEYLREKGFEVDTRFGISPEELLQVIENYNAIIVRSETKVTEKVIEKGKNLKVVGRAGNGIDNIDVNACTKRGILVVNTPEGNIMAAAELTIGMAFALFRNIPQAYMAAKNKDFRRNRFVGNELDGKVAGVVGLGRIGSIVASKLKALNMKVIAYDPFVTDERFEKMGIVKCETLEELMKQADMITVHIPKTDKSQGLIGEKELKLCKKGVRIINVARGGVIDEKALYNALKEGRVAGAAIDVFEKEPNFNKKPEEQDYTNPLLELDNVIYTPHLGASTEEANHNVSLGVAKLIEGALKGEVVAAVNMPPIKADNLNGIKPYVEIAEILGKIYYQAEKNTVHKIEVIYSGDLAQKDTKLISLSVLKGFLEHAGKDTVNYVNAGYIAKSMGIEMVESKSTNLDKYTNLITVKFVTRERELSVSGTVFAKEEIRIVDFFGYKLDFEPTPYVIAIQNIDKPGIIGRIGTILGANNINIAAMQWSRNRKSDNKAVAFVSVDCEVPDNILQQLRQIDGVLKATMLTF, encoded by the coding sequence ATGAGGATTATTGTAACAGATAAAATGGCAGAAGACGGAATTGAATATTTAAGGGAGAAAGGGTTTGAAGTTGATACCAGGTTTGGCATTTCCCCTGAAGAGCTGCTCCAGGTAATTGAAAACTATAATGCGATTATTGTAAGAAGTGAAACAAAAGTAACAGAAAAAGTTATCGAAAAGGGAAAGAATCTTAAGGTTGTAGGTCGAGCCGGGAACGGCATAGACAATATAGATGTTAACGCCTGTACAAAAAGAGGCATCCTGGTTGTAAATACGCCTGAAGGGAACATAATGGCGGCAGCCGAGCTAACGATAGGCATGGCATTTGCCCTGTTCAGGAATATACCCCAAGCCTATATGGCAGCTAAAAATAAGGATTTCAGAAGGAATAGGTTTGTAGGAAATGAACTCGATGGTAAAGTTGCAGGCGTTGTGGGACTTGGAAGAATTGGTTCAATTGTAGCTTCAAAACTGAAAGCCCTGAATATGAAAGTTATTGCCTATGACCCTTTTGTTACCGACGAGCGGTTTGAAAAGATGGGAATAGTAAAATGTGAAACCCTTGAAGAGTTAATGAAACAGGCTGATATGATTACCGTCCACATTCCAAAGACGGACAAAAGCCAGGGGCTCATAGGAGAAAAAGAGTTGAAATTATGTAAAAAAGGTGTCAGGATAATAAATGTGGCAAGAGGTGGTGTTATTGATGAAAAAGCGCTGTACAACGCCCTGAAGGAAGGCCGTGTTGCAGGAGCTGCCATAGACGTTTTTGAAAAAGAACCTAATTTCAACAAGAAACCGGAAGAACAGGATTATACCAACCCATTGCTGGAGTTGGACAACGTTATTTATACTCCTCATCTTGGGGCATCAACAGAAGAGGCAAACCATAATGTAAGCCTCGGGGTTGCTAAACTTATTGAAGGTGCATTAAAAGGCGAAGTAGTTGCTGCAGTCAACATGCCCCCAATTAAAGCTGACAATTTGAATGGCATAAAACCCTACGTAGAAATAGCTGAAATACTAGGGAAAATATATTACCAGGCAGAAAAGAATACCGTGCACAAAATAGAGGTTATATACAGCGGGGATCTTGCCCAAAAAGACACAAAACTTATATCTCTTTCAGTTTTGAAAGGTTTTCTTGAACATGCAGGTAAAGATACGGTAAATTATGTAAACGCCGGGTATATTGCAAAAAGCATGGGCATAGAAATGGTAGAAAGCAAAAGCACAAACCTGGACAAATACACCAACCTTATAACTGTTAAGTTTGTTACCAGGGAAAGGGAACTCAGTGTATCGGGTACCGTATTTGCAAAAGAAGAAATAAGGATAGTAGATTTCTTCGGATATAAACTCGACTTTGAACCGACACCCTATGTTATTGCTATCCAAAACATAGACAAACCCGGAATTATAGGAAGAATCGGTACCATCCTCGGCGCAAATAATATTAATATTGCAGCTATGCAGTGGAGCAGGAACAGGAAGAGCGACAACAAGGCGGTAGCTTTTGTAAGCGTAGACTGTGAAGTGCCGGATAACATCTTGCAGCAGTTAAGGCAAATAGACGGTGTATTAAAAGCAACAATGCTCACTTTTTAG
- a CDS encoding prepilin peptidase, whose translation MVTATVFIMGLVVGSFLNVCIYRIPRRESVVAGASHCPDCGRKIKWYDMVPVLSYILLKGRCRFCKNRISLRYPVVEFLNGITWLTLHIILGLSVWFVLSCIVVSCMYVIFFMRKDKTMGE comes from the coding sequence ATGGTGACGGCAACTGTTTTTATAATGGGGCTGGTTGTGGGGAGCTTCCTTAACGTATGTATCTACCGCATACCGCGACGTGAATCGGTGGTTGCGGGCGCTTCGCATTGCCCTGATTGCGGCAGAAAAATAAAATGGTATGACATGGTGCCTGTCTTAAGCTATATACTGCTAAAAGGCAGGTGCCGTTTTTGCAAAAACAGGATATCTTTAAGGTATCCTGTTGTCGAATTTTTAAACGGGATAACCTGGCTTACCCTGCACATTATCCTAGGCCTTTCGGTATGGTTTGTGTTAAGCTGTATTGTTGTGTCTTGTATGTATGTCATATTTTTCATGAGGAAGGATAAAACAATGGGAGAGTAA
- a CDS encoding prepilin-type N-terminal cleavage/methylation domain-containing protein has product MKGFKKNKKGFTLVELMVVVAIIGILTAIAVPIYTNSQQKAREAADAANERILKGAAAMYLADEGLPTSDEVWDGTAGQNWEDYLESWPECQVDTTKNFKVTIGTDGSITVEQVTP; this is encoded by the coding sequence ATGAAAGGATTCAAAAAGAACAAGAAAGGTTTCACCCTGGTTGAACTTATGGTAGTAGTTGCAATCATCGGTATACTTACGGCGATAGCCGTGCCCATCTACACAAATTCACAGCAAAAGGCCAGGGAAGCTGCGGACGCAGCAAATGAAAGGATCTTGAAGGGTGCTGCAGCCATGTACCTAGCGGATGAAGGCTTGCCGACCAGCGACGAAGTATGGGACGGTACCGCTGGTCAGAATTGGGAAGATTACCTGGAATCCTGGCCCGAGTGCCAAGTAGATACTACCAAGAATTTCAAAGTAACTATTGGTACTGATGGCTCAATAACTGTTGAGCAAGTAACTCCATAA
- the holA gene encoding DNA polymerase III subunit delta, with protein sequence MSLDVLKTQIKNKDIKSLYLFYGPEEYLKKYYMGSIEEIILEKSTRALNKIVMEDKVEVSKIIDNCDTYPVFSQKKVVVVKNSGLFKGSEGSKEDTGKLIDYMKNIPPFTCLIFYETEVDKRLRIYNAIKKEGLIVEFPYQKSYDLAKWVVKVAKANKKEISMETASILVEKSGQEMTEILNEINKLIVYTGEKKVIESEDVREVCNTSIKSKIFDLTDAIVEKDIAKSLKYLDDMITLREPVPIIIYMIARQFRQILEAKILAGSGAGLKEIASKLKVSPYIAGKIQKHAEQFSFQWLNRSIQDIFECDVAIKTGKMKDKTAVELLIAKLVG encoded by the coding sequence ATGAGTCTTGATGTTTTAAAAACACAAATAAAAAATAAGGATATCAAATCCCTATACTTGTTCTATGGGCCTGAGGAATACCTTAAAAAATACTACATGGGAAGTATAGAGGAAATAATATTAGAAAAAAGCACCAGGGCTTTAAATAAAATTGTGATGGAAGATAAGGTAGAAGTTTCTAAAATTATAGATAATTGTGATACCTATCCCGTTTTTTCTCAAAAAAAGGTGGTTGTAGTTAAAAACTCCGGCCTGTTTAAAGGAAGCGAAGGAAGTAAAGAAGATACCGGGAAACTTATAGATTACATGAAAAACATACCTCCATTTACGTGCCTTATTTTTTATGAAACAGAGGTGGACAAGCGTCTTCGCATTTATAATGCGATTAAAAAAGAAGGCCTAATAGTTGAGTTTCCTTACCAAAAGTCATATGACTTGGCCAAATGGGTGGTAAAGGTAGCAAAAGCAAATAAAAAAGAAATAAGTATGGAAACTGCTTCAATCCTGGTTGAGAAAAGCGGGCAGGAAATGACGGAAATACTGAATGAAATAAATAAACTAATTGTCTATACCGGAGAAAAAAAAGTTATTGAAAGTGAAGATGTAAGGGAAGTGTGTAATACTTCCATAAAAAGCAAAATATTCGATTTGACAGACGCAATTGTGGAAAAGGACATAGCCAAGTCATTGAAGTATCTTGACGACATGATTACTTTGAGGGAGCCGGTGCCTATAATTATATATATGATTGCAAGGCAGTTTAGGCAAATACTGGAGGCAAAAATCCTTGCCGGAAGTGGAGCAGGTTTGAAAGAAATCGCATCAAAGTTGAAAGTTTCGCCATATATTGCAGGCAAGATACAAAAACATGCAGAACAATTTTCTTTTCAGTGGCTTAACAGGAGCATCCAAGATATCTTTGAATGTGATGTTGCAATTAAAACAGGGAAAATGAAAGATAAAACGGCGGTAGAACTGTTAATTGCGAAACTGGTAGGATAG
- a CDS encoding DNA internalization-related competence protein ComEC/Rec2: protein MKRYLVLFSIALIIGILSADLTQSLKFIIITLSILCILISVLIYKDRALLFPLTGIFVFFAIGAFEYLYMDNVITRKFINFNEQQVIVQGVICSKPEYKDANTEYKDGRIRCEMVTYQVSFLNKENAGASLNKGNADTSQTKNKERISKGKILLTIYGQDLLLEYGSEIEVTGVLTIPNKRRNPGSLDYRRYLAGSGISATIYTKSSNVKTGNTRDEGILLRTGHIVRERIIKVINLSLPERQAPLLNAMLTGYRGEVPDELQENFSDSGLIHIMAVSGLHVGFIMLPFVFVFNKLGLKKKIANPIVILVLLIYVLITGPQSSVLRAVIMAVTVLIGQMIWREPDTLTSISFASILILLWRPHMLFNVGFQLSFAATVSIVLFNKNIKEFLKSKYISDNVSSILATTLSAQAGILPITAVYFNKVSLISAFSNLLVAPITGIIIMLGMAMAGLGQIYILFSRIIGYINTVLLTFVIFVSKTAGNLPFAMLKVVTPSILLITVYYILIWFLFWFKPKYKVKIKPEYYIIALMFIIAFTLIANLLPGEMEVVFLDVGEGDSAFIRTPSGKAVLIDGGGKKGDNFEDGTNVGNKVVIPFLLEFGVTKLDMVVVTHAHEDHINGIMPVLEEIKVENVIIPDYIIDDEFDKLLDICSQRKIKVTYVSKDNSINLGKDTYIKILNPPKDTKKGELSLNNSSVVLKLYYKDMEILFSGDIEKEVENRIIESMPDDIKADVLKVPHHGSLTSSTQEFLELVGPKAAVISVGKNNYGHPSSDVLDRLAGVGAKIFRTDLNGAVILRSNGKIIRIKVMCKDES, encoded by the coding sequence ATGAAAAGATATTTGGTTTTGTTTTCCATAGCTCTTATTATTGGAATTTTATCTGCAGATCTTACCCAATCTCTTAAATTTATCATTATTACTCTGAGCATTCTTTGTATATTAATAAGCGTTTTAATTTATAAGGACAGGGCGCTTCTTTTTCCTTTAACGGGAATATTCGTTTTCTTTGCAATCGGTGCTTTTGAATACCTTTATATGGACAATGTAATTACACGAAAGTTTATAAATTTTAACGAGCAACAGGTTATTGTTCAAGGTGTAATATGTTCAAAACCCGAATATAAAGATGCGAATACCGAATATAAGGATGGGAGGATACGCTGTGAAATGGTTACCTACCAGGTTTCCTTCCTAAATAAAGAAAATGCCGGTGCTTCGCTAAATAAAGGAAATGCCGATACTTCTCAAACTAAAAATAAAGAAAGAATATCTAAGGGAAAAATCCTCTTAACAATATACGGGCAGGACCTATTATTAGAGTACGGCAGCGAAATAGAAGTAACAGGGGTCCTTACCATTCCTAACAAAAGAAGAAATCCCGGGAGTTTAGACTACAGAAGGTATCTGGCAGGTTCCGGAATATCTGCAACAATATATACCAAAAGCAGCAATGTTAAAACCGGTAATACAAGGGATGAAGGCATTTTATTAAGAACAGGCCATATAGTGAGGGAGAGAATTATAAAAGTTATAAACTTAAGCTTGCCCGAAAGACAAGCTCCCCTCCTGAACGCAATGTTGACCGGTTACCGTGGAGAGGTTCCTGATGAACTGCAAGAGAATTTCAGCGACTCAGGTTTAATCCATATTATGGCTGTGTCGGGACTCCACGTCGGATTTATTATGCTTCCCTTTGTGTTTGTTTTCAATAAACTTGGCTTAAAAAAGAAGATTGCCAACCCAATCGTTATACTGGTTCTTTTAATATATGTACTGATAACCGGTCCTCAATCCTCGGTGCTCCGTGCGGTAATAATGGCCGTAACTGTACTTATTGGCCAGATGATATGGAGGGAGCCTGATACACTAACAAGTATTTCTTTTGCTTCCATTTTGATTTTGCTGTGGAGACCTCATATGCTTTTTAATGTCGGTTTCCAATTATCTTTTGCGGCTACTGTATCAATTGTTCTATTCAATAAAAACATAAAAGAATTTCTGAAGTCTAAGTATATTTCTGACAATGTTTCAAGTATCCTGGCAACAACCCTGTCAGCCCAGGCAGGTATTTTACCCATAACAGCGGTGTATTTCAACAAAGTGTCTCTCATTTCTGCCTTTTCCAATCTTTTAGTTGCGCCTATTACAGGGATTATAATCATGCTGGGGATGGCAATGGCTGGATTGGGCCAAATATACATCCTCTTTTCCCGGATAATAGGGTATATTAACACAGTTTTGCTTACATTTGTAATTTTTGTTTCAAAAACTGCAGGAAATCTACCTTTTGCTATGTTAAAAGTTGTTACCCCTTCAATTCTTCTTATAACGGTATATTATATCTTAATATGGTTCTTATTCTGGTTTAAACCCAAGTATAAGGTTAAAATAAAGCCGGAATACTACATCATTGCATTAATGTTCATTATTGCCTTTACTCTAATAGCAAACTTGCTTCCAGGAGAAATGGAGGTTGTTTTTTTGGACGTAGGTGAAGGTGATTCTGCATTCATAAGGACCCCTTCGGGAAAAGCTGTTTTAATAGATGGAGGGGGTAAAAAAGGAGACAATTTCGAAGATGGAACTAATGTGGGTAATAAAGTGGTAATACCCTTTTTACTTGAATTTGGAGTAACAAAACTTGATATGGTAGTGGTGACTCATGCCCATGAAGACCATATTAATGGTATTATGCCGGTACTGGAGGAAATAAAAGTTGAAAATGTGATCATTCCGGATTATATTATCGATGATGAGTTTGATAAATTATTGGATATTTGTAGCCAAAGGAAAATAAAAGTCACCTATGTCAGCAAAGATAATTCCATAAATCTTGGTAAAGATACATATATAAAAATACTCAACCCCCCTAAAGACACAAAAAAAGGAGAACTGTCTTTAAATAATAGCTCTGTTGTGTTAAAATTATATTATAAAGATATGGAAATTCTTTTTTCCGGGGACATTGAGAAAGAAGTGGAAAATAGAATTATAGAGAGCATGCCCGATGATATCAAAGCTGATGTTTTAAAAGTGCCTCACCATGGATCTCTTACTTCTTCAACACAGGAATTTCTTGAGCTTGTGGGACCGAAAGCTGCAGTAATCAGCGTGGGGAAAAACAATTACGGCCATCCTTCAAGTGATGTTTTAGACAGGTTGGCCGGAGTTGGGGCAAAAATTTTCCGGACCGATTTGAATGGAGCGGTAATCTTGAGGTCAAACGGAAAAATCATAAGGATAAAGGTGATGTGTAAAGATGAGTCTTGA